The genome window ccccatgGTCCACCAATTGAATATACCTAAAGGCTATCTTGCGtgccgacctacgccatcgctccatctcaagcaagtctgcctcgtcttctttttctgccatagatattgcccttgtagactttccgggctggatcatcctcattcatacggattaagtgacccgcacaccgcagcctgttgaaccggattttatccacaaccagacagtcgggtactgctcatagatttcgtcgttatgtaggccacggaatcatccatcctcttgcaggaggccaaaaatttttcggaggattcttctcccgaacgcggccaagatttcacaattttttttaagagccaaggtttccgaggaatatatgaggactggcaagatcatagttctgcatagtaagagctttgaccctatggtgagacgtttcgagtgaaacagtctttctaagttgaaataggctcggttAGCCGCCAACAACCATGTGCGGatctcatcgtcatagctgttatcggttttgattttcgaccctagataggagaaattatcaatggtgtcaaagttgtagtctcttatcttaattttttccttttggccagtgcggtttgatgttgttggttggttggtttttggtgctgacgttgccaccatatattttgtcttgccttcattgatgtgcagcccaagatctcgcgccgcctgcacgatctggatgaaggcagtttgtacgtttctggtggttcttcccatgatgtcgatatcgtcagcataggccagtagttgggtggacttaaagaggatcgtacctcttgcatttacctcagcatcacggaccactttctcaagggccaggttaaagaggacgcatgatagggcatccccttgtcgtagaccgttgtttatgtcgaatggtcttaagagtgatcctgttgcttttggtcaggatcagcctagtacgtcttatcaatttcgtcgggatgatgaattctctcatgaccgtgtacagttttaccctcgctatgctatcataggcggctttaaagtcgatgaatagatgatgcaactcgtgtccatattccaacagtttttccatcgcttgctgaacagagaaaatctgatctgtgatttgcctggagtgaagcctctttggtatgggccaatgatgttctgggcgtatgaggctatccggcctagcaagatagcggagaatatcttatagatggtattcagcaacgtgatacctctataactgctgcactgtgtgatatctccctttttatgtatgagacagataatgcctctttgccggtcaacaggcattgattcgctgccccacaccttgagcacaagttgatgaaccacttcgtgtaactggtcgcttccatatttaactaattcggctgtaattccatcgactccttttgacttatgatttttaagccgatgaattgcacggaatgtttctcctatacttggtggtggtagtatttctccgtcgtcttTAGCTGGCAAGacatccctgtacttttctagttcaaaaacttgttggttctctcaggctttcgTTTTCTATcgatgaagtcgcttctccactcgacgaagttcTTGACATGCCCGCAGTCTTTGGCAGTGCAAAATATGCCCAATATGCGACagtcttccattccgttgctagtttacatatATTCATTGCCGAACCAGTCATTCCGatctttttgcgactggagccaagtatgggGTAGTTGTGCAgatgatttgttgatgcttcatccccaggaCCTCTGAtcgctgcggttattacggcattcatttccctcttatagatgttacgggAGACTCTGttttgaatggcttcagtatccaCTCCCACCTGACTATCGGAGGGGATTTGGaggggtattgttattcgagctcagaataCCATGCCAAAGAGATAGTAGTCCAATTCTATATtggaatattctgacattcatcaaggctgagaggtagcggtgttcgatttggttgaaaacgCTCCCGTCTGAAGAgctgtttgtgaaccgctttccgcgcaaaccaggtacttccaacaaacgcgccgtgcgacactgctagttGGGTAGTCCGcaatccgttgtcattggtagcTTTGTATAAGCTATGGTAGCCAACgtatccctacttgactattaaAATATTCAAGTATCATACCTGAAGCAGGCTTCGAGTgttcgttcaactgcctcgtagaaggtaggaTACCTCTCCTATTCTGAAGTGTCCTCTGCACGGTCGTAAAAGTCAATgtgatatatatatttattttcgaaatttgttttcaaagtcgataacagtaggtttcattttttggctgactaggaaaccaacTCCGAGCAtacggtttactggatgaccactataatatatagtgtaacgGCTCTTCTCCCAAGCTGTTACATCTGCTGCTCGGCAACTCCTTTTTTGCACAGATAGCGCACGTTCCATTAGGAAATACGCAAATCTTTCGTCCGCTTTCGATGCCAGGTTCGTAGTAGTGCTGTCAATCCTTTCCGAGGCTCATGGCGCGGCTTCTTGACTTTGGTTTTCTTCCAACCTCaaggaccagttggcacaatttggTTTTAGTTgctggagactcgccttcatccttctctcttttcgctttttattaagaaagaactcccagcaatcaccacgAGGAGGTAGAGTTTCGTAGCAGAGCTGTTGATGGTGTGTGTGTTGATGGTTTCGATAGCTTGCGAACATTCTTTCTGCGCATTGGCCTAGATGCATCAAAAGTTACGAACATGTTACTTTTAGTTTCCCCAGATAGAGCATTTTCTCACTCTCCATGATGGTTTACGATACACAGTATAGCCCGATGGTCACTTTGTGTAGATTGTTCGCTAACTCGCCAGGATATTTCCCTCATCTGTGCACTGTTTATTAAAGTTATATCTACCACTGAGCATATCCTCCCATTGCAGATAATACAGATACTTCCGATATTAGCAAGCATAATGCCCAGTGATGAAAAGGCTACCAATATTAGTCCCGTCTATCTCTAGATCATGTAACAGTTGCTTATAATCCTCGACAAAGCGGACAAAAATCCCATTCCCATCCCAATTTTGGCTCTTAAAAATCGATTGTCAGGTGTTGTGATTGTTTCCTCGAATGAGTATCTTCCAGTCGCCTAAGTTGCGCATCTTTCTCCTTAAGCAAGTTCCCTTAATTCTTGTAACATTGTTATCAATACCGCTGAGCGCTAGTCTCCCTTGACCTTCTGTAAAACCTCAAAGATCATCCTACTTtcgataacaattgcatctggatGAGACTCCTTTCATTAAAATTGTCTATTTAGCTTCACAATTATCCAAGCATTTGCTCCCATCTTCTGAAATTACATTTGTAAACCTGACTTGAGTTGTCGACATTATGCTCTCCCCAGTGCTGCCTTTTTGGAACTTCTGTATGTTTTTGGgattgaaatcgttgaaatccaCCGCTGCGTCTCCGCTCCTCTTTATGCTTTGCGCAGCTTTCCATTTTGGGCTTCTTTAAGGAACTCGCTCCACATTTTTAGTAACAGTAGGTACctgtgtggggggggggggggagtttgaGTTTATAAAGGGTCTGCAGTCACTCGTGAATATTGAATGTGTTGATAAGTTTGCTTACCTTGGCGTGCAGCTATGGAAACACGACAGTGAAGCGGACGAAACCAACCGGCGAATAAACAAAGCAGATGGAGTCTCTCAGTTCTCCCATCATCGGAATCGAAAAACTTATAAAGGAAAATCAAACTTAGCAtatacaaaacgaaaataagGCCGTGTTCCGTAGAGTCTCATCCCCATCCAATATAATAAAATTGCTTCCTTTGCAATAGACCGGCCGCGTGCggcgcaaggatgatgccagaATCCCCTAAGGCACATTAGAAAAGAAAGTCCAAGGTGTACAACCACCGGAGGAGTCACGAAAATATTTGGAGGACTCAATTGACGCAGACTACAGAACTCTTTTAAAATTTGGAACCTAGAGGATGCTATCATTGGATCGAAGCAGGTAGAGACGGTGTATCCTGGAGGTCAAGGTTCGATTTAGACCAGAGCTCGGACGACGATATCGCTGGAGATTTTCTTCAATTAAAAATGAGGACCCAGGCACCCTTCCAAATAGATATTTCCGTAATCTAAACTTATTTTGTATAGAAATGAGTCGAAGGAACGGAGGatgattttattatgaaaatccTAGACGCTGATTACTTATGAGCCAAGTATACTTTCGAAGATTTCTATTTCCTGAAAACAGACAAACGAcggaaccaattttaataaaatttagttCTATCAGAAAACTTGATTAGGTAAAGCTGCTATGGTATCTCTGAATGAGAACAGGAATAAGATCACTGAGGCATATGGTACTATGTCAACATTCGAACAGATGGATCTGATAACGAAAGAGTCCAACAGTTTGTTTATCAGAATGAACCAATTCACTGGAGAAACAGATCACTCATAAATATTCCAGATAGATTTAAAGCCTAGATCCAAGTTGAACAGTTATCACACGGTTCAAACTTCGAAGTAACTTATTCACTTATAAATTGTACCCACATACACAGAAGTAGCTCTCCTTGTCAATTTTTCAATAACCAAATGAAACCCCCTTTATGAAACCACTTTTAATTGAGACACCGAAGTTTccctttaattaattttatttgtctaTTTTTTATATGCACATTCCTAAGTATAAAATTTTATCACAATTCTTCATAAACTTAAACATACCCTATAAGGGCTATAAATATCTATTTACATGGCACAATCACTCCAAAGGTAAAACTATACTTTTTACAATTTCAGCACTCACACTTTGGTAGAAAGAATAACGAACTGTGAATCTTAGCCTAACAAATTTAAAAAGCCTAACTACATTTACATAGCGTCAACGCGCTCTTTCAGTTTCTCCAACTCATTCTCAACTTCCTTAGGCAGATCTGATCCAACTTGATCGCGGAAGTAGGTACGAATCTGTTCAACTTCAGTTTGCCAGAAATCTTTTGGCAACGAGAACAGCTCATCCATATCAATATGCTCCTTCAATCCGTCCAAATTGAATCCATCCTTAGTAGGAATTCGTCCAATAGCTGTATCTTGATAGCAAGGTTCATTGTCAATACGCTTCAGAGCCCATTCCAAAACACGAGTGTTTTCACCATATCCAGGCCACATGAATTTGCCCTGGGCACTCTTACGGAACCAGTTGACGTGGAAGATTTTTGGAACTTTGCCACGTCCTTCCATGCTCAACCAATGTTTCAAGTAGTCACCAAAGTTGTAGCCGAAGAATGGACGCATAGCGAAGGGATCGTGCATGATCATTTTTCCTTTGTGTTCAGCGGCGGCTGTAGCTTCGCTGCGCATAGCTGCTCCAACGAATACTCCATGTGTCCATGAGTTTGCTTCGTAGACCAATGGAACCCCAGCAGGGCGACGACCTCCGAAAAGAACTGCACTGATTGGGACACCTTCTGGATCTTCCCATGCTGGATCGATGATGGGACATTGAGATGCTGGTGTACAGAAGCGAGAGTTTGGATGAGCTGCAGGGGTTTTACTGACTCCTAGTTCCCATGGTTTGCCCAACCAATCAGTGACTTTAACACCTGGAGCTAAGCTCTTCTCCATACCTTCCCAGAATACACCACCGTCTGATGTTGATGCAACGTTAGTGAAGATGGTATTTCTGAAGATTGTTTTCATTGCATTCGGATTAGTTTCGTCTGAAGTTCCGGGAGCAACACCGAAGAAACCGTTTTCGGGATTGATAGCACGCAATATTCCATCCTTGTCGAATTTCATCCAGGCGATGTCATCTCCAACGCATTCTACTTTGTATCCGGGCAATGATGGTGTCAGCATAGCGAGATTCGTTTTACCGCAAGCTGATGGGAAAGCTGCAGTGATGTATCGTTTTACGCCTTTAGGGTTTGTAATGCCCAAAATCAACATGTGTTCAGCCAACCATCCTTCTCTTTTAGCGATTGTACTTCCAATTCGCAAAGCGAAGCATTTCTTTCCAAGAAGGGAATTTCCACCATATCCTGATCCATAGGAGACAATGAGATTCTCAGCAGGTTTGTGTAGGATGATTGTCCTTTCAGGATCGCAAGGCCAGGATGGGACTTCAATGATTCCATTTGCTGGAGTTCCTACTGAATGCATACAACGCACGAATTCCTCATTCTTCTTCAATTCATCCAGGACAGCTTGGCCCATGCGTGTCATGATTCTCATTGAGGCAACGACGTATGCAGAATCGGTCACTTCAAtaccaatcttggaaagtggTGATCCAACAGGTCCCATAGAGAAGGGTACAACATACATAGTCCTTCCCTTCATGCATCCTGGGAATCGCTCATCGATTGCCTTCTTCATGTCATCAGGGGAAATccaatttcccaaagttcctttGATTCCATCCTTAGGGGTTGGAATGGTCTCCTCCCTGTGTTCGGTGCAAATGAAAGTTTTCGATTCGACTCGGGCAACATCTGCTGGGTTGGTTGTGGCCAAGTAGCAATTTTCATACTTTGGAAGGGGCTTGATCGTCCCTTGTTCAAGTAGAAGTTTCTGAAGGGCCTTGTTCTCTCGATCACTTCCGTCGCAAATATGGATGTTTTCGGGAAGGCATACTGCCACACATTCCTCGACAAAGGTACGAACTTTAGGTGTCAGACTAGTGACGACACCATTCACTACGGGCACTCCACGAATGTGATGGGACAGGCCCAAATTGGTACACTTGGTGCGATTACTGGCAACACCAGTTGATCTAGAAATGAAAGTTAGAAAGGATTGGTTAGTCAAACTGGTCTGTTATTCAACAAAACAAATAACAGTAAAATTGAAGATACGAATTTcagatttattcgaaaattggCACTTCATTGTGATAAAACATGAAACCACTCATCTGATACTTACAAGTCTGTATGTTTTTCGATGAATTCAGGCATGATGAATTTGTATCTTTGAAACTTGCACGAAAATAGATTTTTCAAAACCTTTCACTATTGTGTTACGAAACTATCACAATTTTTCTAATCTTTTCACTGAATTTTCCACTATTTCACTCTAGTTTTCTCTGTCACTTGATCTTCTTCTCGACTAGCTTttctttttctcaaaaccaaGTCAAGCTCCTAACTTTCCTCCTCTAACTGTACTCAAACTCAATTTCTTGAGAGAACTGATACTCACTGAACGGCCACTTGGGCCTTTTATACCGCTTCATCAGTCGCCTACTCTGGAGGCCGCTGGTTCTAGCCGGGCCCTGATTGGCTGCCGGCCGGGGGCTCGTCCGAGATAGCGCCAAATGGAACATTGTTTATGTGGAACCAGTTTTGCGATCAGCTTGTTGTTAACTCGGCCTGGGTAGACTACTCTAGATTTTCCCAGTGTTTTTGTTGTAATTTTCATTGCTCATAGTATGCTGCACCGTGTTCCAATGTAGAACTTGTTGACTTGGACTTTGGCAGTGTGCGAGTTTGTTGAAATATCTGGTGACAATTTTATCAGCCTCCTGTTCATTCTGAGCTCATTTTTTTATCGGGCTTTTGTGTGCATATCTATGCCTATAGATACGGCTAGCATTTAGATTCTTGTTGCTAGTTGTAGATATTTATAGAGGCGaagcagttttgaaaatagaaatgaaaaaatctgaaaagtctTTAGATGCATAGATACACACCCATTTTCTCTGGAAACTCCACAACAGTCCGAGAAGCATGcattatatcaaaaatttgggTCCACATGAGCAAATATTTTCTGTACGATTAGATCTCAGAGGCTCgtgtatcttttattatttttactttggCTGGTTGTTGATCGCTTTCGTCTTCGCGTGGGTCACATGGTTTCCGTTCTTCTTGAGGAAATTCGGAAAGGTCGAATCTTGTGTGGCATATGTTATCTAATTGTTTATAGTTAGTTGGCTTCTTTCAAAGATGCATCATTAACTTATTGAAGAGATTGCAAACAGAACTCGTGTACAACAGATTTGAATCAAAAACAAGCGTCAGACATAAACAAATTTGTTATTCAAAGAGAGTAATATAACGTGATCACGATTGGatcgaaaat of Hermetia illucens chromosome 4, iHerIll2.2.curated.20191125, whole genome shotgun sequence contains these proteins:
- the LOC119653433 gene encoding phosphoenolpyruvate carboxykinase [GTP]-like is translated as MPEFIEKHTDLSTGVASNRTKCTNLGLSHHIRGVPVVNGVVTSLTPKVRTFVEECVAVCLPENIHICDGSDRENKALQKLLLEQGTIKPLPKYENCYLATTNPADVARVESKTFICTEHREETIPTPKDGIKGTLGNWISPDDMKKAIDERFPGCMKGRTMYVVPFSMGPVGSPLSKIGIEVTDSAYVVASMRIMTRMGQAVLDELKKNEEFVRCMHSVGTPANGIIEVPSWPCDPERTIILHKPAENLIVSYGSGYGGNSLLGKKCFALRIGSTIAKREGWLAEHMLILGITNPKGVKRYITAAFPSACGKTNLAMLTPSLPGYKVECVGDDIAWMKFDKDGILRAINPENGFFGVAPGTSDETNPNAMKTIFRNTIFTNVASTSDGGVFWEGMEKSLAPGVKVTDWLGKPWELGVSKTPAAHPNSRFCTPASQCPIIDPAWEDPEGVPISAVLFGGRRPAGVPLVYEANSWTHGVFVGAAMRSEATAAAEHKGKMIMHDPFAMRPFFGYNFGDYLKHWLSMEGRGKVPKIFHVNWFRKSAQGKFMWPGYGENTRVLEWALKRIDNEPCYQDTAIGRIPTKDGFNLDGLKEHIDMDELFSLPKDFWQTEVEQIRTYFRDQVGSDLPKEVENELEKLKERVDAM